In Fundulus heteroclitus isolate FHET01 chromosome 17, MU-UCD_Fhet_4.1, whole genome shotgun sequence, the following are encoded in one genomic region:
- the nudt5 gene encoding ADP-sugar pyrophosphatase, which yields MSNPEDPKVTTPHILKEELLAEGKWVKLEQTTYMDPAGNTRTWETVKRTTRRTNTEADGVGIIALLKRTLHKDCVVMVKQFRPPLGCNTLEFPAGLIDEGETAEAAALRELKEETGYKGEVVGVTPVTCLDPGLSNCTTQIVLVNINGDDMENIHPTQQLGDGEFVDVILLPLDEFQSKIDDLLRKEKIIVDSKVYIFAMGMVQAFFKPRELPVLKQ from the exons ATGAGCAACCCCGAGGACCCTAAAGTGACAACACCACACATACTAAAAGAGGAG CTCCTGGCAGAAGGGAAATGGGTGAAGCTGGAGCAAACCACATACATGGACCCCGCAGGAAACACCAG AACCTGGGAGACTGTGAAGCGGACAACCAGAAGGACCAACACAGAAGCAGATG GCGTAGGGATCATCGCGCTGCTCAAACGGACGCTCCACAAAGACTGCGTAGTGATGGTGAAGCAGTTCCGTCCTCCGCTGGGATGCAACACGCTGGAGTTTCCTGCAG GACTGATCGATGAGGGAGAAACTGCAGAGGCGGCCGCACTGAGGGAGCTGAAGGAGGAAACCGGCTATAAAGGGGAAGTAGTGGGAGTCACTCCAG TGACCTGCCTGGACCCTGGCCTGTCTAACTGCACCACCCAGATCGTCCTGGTCAACATTAACGGCGACGACATGGAGAACATCCATCCAACACAGCAGCTCG GTGACGGAG AGTTTGTTGACGTTATCCTTTTACCTCTTGATGAGTTCCAGTCCAAAATTGATG actTGTTGCGCAAAGAAAAGATCATAGTGGACTCCAAAGTGTATATCTTTGCTATGGGAATGGTTCAGGCCTTCTTCAAGCCGAGAGAGCTGCCCGTCCTAAAGCAGTGA